From one Rosa rugosa chromosome 4, drRosRugo1.1, whole genome shotgun sequence genomic stretch:
- the LOC133746033 gene encoding probable protein phosphatase 2C 8, producing MESLNPQGIEPPSFDECHINKRQRSIDRSAAISKFRRTGESSSGQWSEETGMTTEIMMSQEEEDKDVSKSSPCESYGSISVIGRRRVMKDAVAVTKLHEHHFFAVYDGHGGSSVSNACRDRLHQLLAQEVEPWIRGSDSTGGVDWEKALASCFTKMDNEVGAAAAEMEGCVNTVGSSAVVAIIGKEEIVVANSGNSRAVLCRDGVAIPLSRDHNPDRPDEKERVEAAGGRVIDWKGFRVLGVLATSRSIGDHYLKPYVISEPEVTISKRTGSCDFLVIASDGLWDVVSNEFACQVVTRCLDAQIKLKFSEGMSGGPAANAAALLAQLALARGSKDNITVIVVELNKSMTA from the coding sequence ATGGAGAGCTTGAATCCACAGGGAATCGAGCCTCCAAGCTTCGACGAGTGCCACATAAACAAGAGGCAGCGGAGCATTGACCGGAGTGCCGCTATTTCCAAGTTCCGTCGAACCGGGGAATCCTCCTCCGGTCAATGGTCGGAGGAGACGGGCATGACCACCGAGATTATGATGTCCCAAGAAGAAGAGGATAAAGATGTGAGTAAAAGCTCCCCGTGCGAATCCTACGGCTCGATATCGGTGATCGGGCGGCGGAGGGTGATGAAGGACGCCGTGGCCGTCACCAAGCTCCACGAGCACCACTTCTTCGCCGTCTACGACGGCCACGGCGGCTCCTCGGTCTCCAACGCCTGCCGCGACCGCCTGCACCAGCTCCTCGCTCAGGAGGTCGAGCCCTGGATACGCGGCAGCGACAGTACCGGAGGGGTCGACTGGGAGAAGGCCCTGGCCTCCTGCTTCACCAAGATGGATAACGAGgtcggcgccgccgccgccgagaTGGAGGGCTGTGTGAACACAGTGGGGTCCAGCGCCGTGGTGGCGATCATAGGAAAGGAGGAAATCGTGGTGGCGAACTCCGGCAACTCACGTGCTGTTCTGTGCCGCGACGGCGTTGCTATACCTCTGTCACGTGACCACAACCCCGACCGTCCGGACGAGAAGGAGAGAGTAGAGGCGGCGGGAGGGAGAGTGATAGACTGGAAAGGCTTTCGCGTGCTGGGAGTGCTGGCGACGTCGCGGTCAATCGGAGACCATTACCTGAAGCCGTACGTGATATCGGAGCCGGAGGTGACCATCAGTAAGAGGACAGGGTCGTGCGACTTTCTGGTGATAGCGAGCGACGGACTTTGGGATGTCGTATCGAATGAGTTTGCGTGTCAGGTTGTGACGAGATGTTTGGATGCACAAATTAAGTTGAAGTTTTCGGAGGGGATGAGCGGAGGTCCGGCGGCAAATGCGGCGGCCTTGCTGGCGCAACTGGCACTGGCTCGAGGGAGCAAAGATAATATCACCGTCATAGTGGTTGAGCTCAACAAGTCCATGACCGCCTGA